A window of the Radiobacillus deserti genome harbors these coding sequences:
- a CDS encoding YjcZ family sporulation protein, protein MSFFQGNQNSFILLVVLFVLLVIVGNNYPTGQGYGYGGGY, encoded by the coding sequence ATGAGTTTCTTTCAAGGAAATCAAAACTCTTTTATCCTTTTGGTAGTTCTATTCGTATTACTTGTAATCGTAGGTAACAATTATCCTACGGGTCAAGGGTACGGGTACGGCGGTGGATACTAA
- a CDS encoding ECF transporter S component: MQQGTQSSKLFKLIILALLGTISMVLMFLNFPLPFLPQYLKIDFSEVPALLAALVFSPGAGLIVEGIKNLLYLVYTGAGDPIGVIANFLAGALFLLPVSILYHRYKGVKSLVSGLATGTVVMAIGMGVLNYFLILPAYTMFMGMEAMTPAIKWASVIAGITPFNFLKGLVISLLFVPLFIKLKPWLVKKKMMA; this comes from the coding sequence ATGCAACAAGGAACACAATCTTCAAAGCTTTTTAAGTTAATTATCTTGGCCTTGTTAGGTACGATTTCTATGGTGTTAATGTTTTTAAACTTTCCATTGCCGTTTTTACCGCAATACTTAAAAATTGATTTTAGTGAAGTACCAGCTCTATTAGCAGCGTTAGTATTCTCACCAGGAGCGGGTCTTATAGTGGAAGGAATTAAAAACTTGCTATACCTTGTGTACACAGGAGCGGGTGATCCAATTGGCGTTATTGCAAACTTCCTTGCCGGAGCACTGTTCCTTTTACCTGTATCTATCCTGTATCATCGGTACAAAGGTGTGAAAAGTCTTGTATCAGGGTTAGCGACGGGAACCGTTGTTATGGCGATTGGAATGGGAGTTTTAAACTATTTCCTAATCTTGCCTGCCTATACGATGTTCATGGGAATGGAAGCTATGACTCCAGCCATTAAATGGGCATCTGTAATTGCTGGTATTACACCATTTAACTTTCTTAAAGGACTTGTGATCAGTCTCTTGTTCGTTCCATTATTCATCAAATTAAAGCCATGGTTAGTGAAGAAGAAAATGATGGCGTAG